GCGTCACCGACCTCGGCACTGACCTGGTTCAACCTGTCCTGTTGGCTCTTGCCTTGCCTCAGGAGCTTGTCCTGGgagctcttcttcttctgaaGCTCCGACTCGGCAGAGTGCCAAGAGTGGAAGGCCTTTTGCCTTTGACTGAAGGCCTGCTTGACGGACCCAATGAGACGAATATACtcctcgatgatgatgccaaATGTCAGGACATCTTGCTGGGCTTGGCGGTCATAGACATCACGGATGGTGAGTTGCAGCTCGGACAGCGCGTCGAGAGGCCCTGACAACGAAGGCGAGAGCTCGACCGTTGACAGCGCATGAAGAGATGCCGAGAAATCAcccgcggcctcggccatcaTCTTACGCTGGCCAACCATGGTCTCCATCGCCTTAAGCAGGGCTTTGAGCTGATTCTCGAGCGCATCGAGGTAGACCTTGCGGTCGTGGAACCActggaaaagaaaaccccATGTCAGATCTGTCCCCCGCCCGTGTTCAAGCGTAGATGGATACTCACATCGTCCTGCTCGACAAacttgttgctgctgccaacATTGATACCCAGACTGCCGAGCACACCCTTGCTCTCGCCCGGAATCGGGTCCCTCCGCTCCTTGTGCTTGACGTCGACGTTGAACGACTCACTCTCGAGGAAGAGCTTCAGGTCGGCGTCGTGCTGCAGGGTGGGATGGGCGGCCGTCTTGTTCAGCATCTTCTCCAGGGCAGCCCGGCGCCCTTCGACAAAGTTACTCTCGAagcggccgacggcctgctTCTCCGGCGGAGGCGGGACAACGACGCCGGGATTGTTCCCGTGCAGCGTATTGTACAGCCAGAGGAAGTCGCGGTATCTGCGCTTTACCTCGAACTCGGACTGCTTGTAGGCCTTGGAAGACGTCTGTCGGCACATGATTAGCGCGGGGCCCCTGCCATCATCCCGAACCAGGCGATTCTGGAATCCTGTCGTCGTACCTTGGTCCGCACAGAGTAGACAATGTGCGAGCTGGTCAAGTCGCCGACCTTGTGCGGGTCTCCCACGCTGATCTGGAAGCTAGGTTTGCTGGCCTGCTCAACGCTCACGCTCGGCTGGGTCTGGGTCCGCACGGGACTGGGGTGGGCAGCCtggacgggcggcggctgtCTTGGGCCCGAGGGTCGGTCGTattcgtcgtcgtcgatgtgGTGGGGGTCGGCAGGGCCGGAACGACGGTCCTGCTGGGACGGCATCGTGGTGCGGATCACCATCTGCTCCTTCTGCGGCGGGATTGGCGGAGCATCGTGgccggcatcggcggcgctgtcggcggcggcggcgggagcgCCGAGAGGGCCCAGGGGACCGAgggggtcgtcgacggcctcgaggcgcgTGGGTTGGGCGGAGACGAGTCGGCGGACGGGACCCGATCGTGACGGGCGGGAAGCGGATGTGGCCGTGCTGGGTGCGTCTGACTCTGACTTGGCCGAGGTCTGCGACGTCGACTGCTCATTCTGGGAGGGCGGCTGCGACGAGGGCTCGGATGTGGGTTGCGAATCGCCCCATGGCGACTCCTCGAGGGGATCCATCCTTGAGTTGTTGATGCGCAATGATCTTGGGATTGCTTCGATTGGGAAGTTGGACTTCGAATGGGGGTGGATAGACGTAGAGAGCTATCGAATACGACGCACGCGGCGAAAGGGTCAGGCAGGTAGGTGGAATGTGGTTTCGTTGTGGAGGTTACCTACCCAAGGCAGCACGGCCGGTTCTGGTGCTGGTTGGCGTCTGACTGATTGACTGACTGACGGTCTCTCTCAATGCGAAAGGCACAGCTGCTCCGCACCGTGACCATGAGCAAGGTACGTACTCTGTGATTCGCTGCCGCTTTGTGGAAGCTTCAGCCACTTGACCCCAATCGGGAGTCTGAGACTTGGGTGCCCCTCAAGGCCCCTGTAGCAGCTGGCGACCCCCCCAGAAGCCAGTTGTAGTGCTACTCCCGCCAATTAGCCGACGTCACTATTATGTCCTTTGACGTTCATCCTGTCTGCTAACTTCAATCTTTATTCTTCACCGAGGACACCAAGTGTCCTACATTGAGCTTCACATTTATTCCGAAAGCACTCTTCTCAACGAGCGCGTGTAACAACTTCATTGAGTCACGCCTGTTTCAAAATTTCTGATCAAAGGAACGGCCCGAGAGGTATCTACTACATTGATGGATGGTTTACATAGGCCTGCAGCTGAACGGTGTTGACGTTGCTGCTTcatctgcttcttcttcttggccccGATTACCCTACGAAAAAGTCATGTTCGTCGACTGCCGCGACCCCAACGCCAAACTGTGGATGAAATCAATCGACTACTTCCCCTTTGCCATCTCCTCATGCTTTTCCCTTCGTTAGGATGTCTTTGCCCTCGTCAAGCCGTCTTGGGGGATTAGCGGTCAGGATCGTAGCAACCGCCAGCCACAATCAGGTTCATGCGTGTGAACTGCACCTTCATCACGGGTGTCTTCTTAGTCGGGAACGCGCTGATTTGGTCGGGCGTAATCATCACttccttgcccttcttcttgctgccCCCGGGCGCGTTGGAACCACTGCCAGTCGCCCCTTGACCGCTCGCATTGGCTCGCTCCGTCTGTCccgtggcggcgacgatcgTATCACCTCCCTCCTGCGTGGGTGCCGTGCCTGGCTGCGGTTGCACAACCTTGTGGCCTTCGGCAGGCAGATCGACGTCCCAGACACGGACCGTGCCGTCTTGGCCGCCAGAGACCAGGACGTTGGACTCGACGCTGAAACTTAGGGACCAGATACCGCCCTTGCCATGGCCACGTGACCGTTTGATGCGCGAGCCCTTCTGGATATCCCAGAAGAAGATATTGCCGCTGTTGTCAGCCGTGGCCAAGATCTTGCCATTGGGTGCACACTCGATGGCCGAAATGTAATCCGTATGGCCTGTAAAGACACGGACGCACTGGCCCGTGATGACAGACCACATTCGAATCGACTTGTCCGTCTCGTCCGAGGCCGAAAAGACGTACGTTCCGTTGGGATGCCAGGCGACTGCCGAAATGCTCGAGTCATGGCCGACGAGAATGCGTTGTGCAGAAGCGTGGTCTTGCATCCAGACTCGAGCCGTCTTGTCCCAGCCGCCGGTCAAGAAGTAGTGGCCATGAGGCCCCCACTCGGCCCTCATGACGGGGCCGTCGTGGCCCTTGTAGACGCAGACGCAAGCCCAGATGTCTAGGGACCAGATACGAACAGTGCCGTCGGCCGAACAAGACAGCAGGAGCTTGGAGCTGGTCTCGATAGGACCCTCGCCCTTACCCTCCTCGCCAAATGGCGCATGATCAagcttggcgatggcgtcaGAGAAGGAGACTGAGAAGACCTGGGCAGAGTGAC
This genomic interval from Colletotrichum higginsianum IMI 349063 chromosome 9, whole genome shotgun sequence contains the following:
- a CDS encoding Sorting nexin 3 — protein: MDPLEESPWGDSQPTSEPSSQPPSQNEQSTSQTSAKSESDAPSTATSASRPSRSGPVRRLVSAQPTRLEAVDDPLGPLGPLGAPAAAADSAADAGHDAPPIPPQKEQMVIRTTMPSQQDRRSGPADPHHIDDDEYDRPSGPRQPPPVQAAHPSPVRTQTQPSVSVEQASKPSFQISVGDPHKVGDLTSSHIVYSVRTKTSSKAYKQSEFEVKRRYRDFLWLYNTLHGNNPGVVVPPPPEKQAVGRFESNFVEGRRAALEKMLNKTAAHPTLQHDADLKLFLESESFNVDVKHKERRDPIPGESKGVLGSLGINVGSSNKFVEQDDWFHDRKVYLDALENQLKALLKAMETMVGQRKMMAEAAGDFSASLHALSTVELSPSLSGPLDALSELQLTIRDVYDRQAQQDVLTFGIIIEEYIRLIGSVKQAFSQRQKAFHSWHSAESELQKKKSSQDKLLRQGKSQQDRLNQVSAEVGDAERKVHQARLLFEDMGRLMRAELDRFEREKVEDFKSGVETFLESALIEKWETFLMQLDAEDDETVFYRPPVIQSSGKPPGDTAIDRARATINDDSD